The following coding sequences are from one Melanotaenia boesemani isolate fMelBoe1 chromosome 17, fMelBoe1.pri, whole genome shotgun sequence window:
- the LOC121628316 gene encoding cartilage-associated protein, giving the protein MAPFTSSCVFSALLVAFFVSAVDSQYEKYSFRSFPRHELMPLESAYKYALDQYTGEKWQETVEYMEVSLRLYRLLRDSEAFCNLNCSSVRLDDEQKFAEFPELRAFGNVMKRAQCLKRCKQGLPAFRQTMPSRDTVEEFERREPYRYLQYAYFKSNNLAKAVSAAHTFLLKHPDDEMMQRNMAYYKSLPGAEEHLKDLETKSYETLFVRAVRAYNGDNFRTSVSDMELALRDFFKVYDECLAASEGPRDVKDFKDFYPSIADHYIEVLERKVRCESDLTPVVGGFVVEKFVATMYHYLQFAYYKLNDLKNAVPCAASYMLFDPSDEVMRNNVAYYKYHKNQWGLTEEDFLPRSEAVRYYNQTTMQLQMLEFSKQRLSSDDEGEVVEFIDEFLDEDE; this is encoded by the exons GCTTCAGGAGCTTCCCAAGGCACGAACTGATGCCTTTAGAGTCCGCTTACAAGTACGCACTGGATCAGTACACCGGGGAGAAGTGGCAGGAGACGGTGGAGTACATGGAGGTGTCTCTGCGACTTTATCGGCTGCTGCGGGACAGCGAGGCCTTTTGCAACCTGAACTGCAGCTCCGTCAGACTGGACGACGAGCAGAAGTTTGCAGAGTTTCCAGAGCTGCGGGCTTTTGGGAACGTGATGAAAAGGGCACAATGTTTGAAGCGCTGCAAACAGGGGCTGCCAGCTTTCAGACAGACCATGCCCAGCCGGGACACCGTAGAGGAATTTGAGCGTAGAGAGCCGTACAGATACCTCCAGTATGCCTACTTCAAg TCAAACAACCTGGCGAAGGCAGTGTCTGCTGCTCACACCTTCCTGCTGAAGCACCCAGATGATGAGATGATGCAGAGGAACATGGCTTATTACAAGAGTCTGCCTGGAGCAGAAGAACACCTTAAAGACCTGGAGACCAAATCATATGAG ACCTTGTTTGTGCGTGCAGTGAGGGCATATAATGGGGATAACTTCCGTACCTCGGTGTCAGACATGGAGTTGGCATTGAGGGACTTCTTCAAGGTCTATGATGAGTGTCTGGCTGCATCTGAGGGTCCAAGGGACGTCAAAGACTTTAAAGACTTCTACCCCTCAATAGCTG acCATTACATAGAAGTCCTTGAGAGAAAGGTGAGGTGTGAAAGTGACCTGACGCCTGTTGTTGGAGGCTTTGTCGTTGAGAAGTTTGTGGCTACCATGTACCATTACTTGCAGTTTGCCTACTACAAAT tGAATGACCTGAAGAACGCGGTGCCATGCGCAGCTAGCTACATGCTGTTTGACCCCAGTGATGAAGTTATGAGGAACAATGTGGCCTACTACAAGTACCACAAAAACCAGTGGGGCCTGACAGAAGAGGATTTCCTCCCCAGATCA gAGGCAGTGCGGTACTACAATCAAACCACCATGCAGCTACAGATGCTGGAGTTCTCCAAGCAGCGGCTGTCAAGTGATGATGAG GGGGAGGTGGTGGAGTTTATAGATGAGTTCCTGGACGAGGATGAATAG